In a genomic window of Gemmatimonadales bacterium:
- a CDS encoding DUF3224 domain-containing protein: MSATARGGFEVTLAPQPAEPGSTLGRLTIEKRYRGDLDGTSRGQMLAFTSAVKGSAGYVAMEEVRGTLLGRSGTFVLQHRGVITRSVPELVVTVVPDSGTGDLAGLAGAMQIIIEGGNHSYLFDYTLPGTP; this comes from the coding sequence ATGAGTGCGACCGCGCGCGGTGGGTTCGAGGTCACGCTCGCGCCCCAGCCGGCCGAGCCGGGCTCCACCCTGGGCCGGCTGACGATCGAGAAGCGGTACCGCGGCGATCTCGACGGCACCAGCCGGGGTCAGATGCTGGCGTTCACGTCGGCCGTGAAGGGCTCGGCGGGCTACGTCGCGATGGAGGAGGTGCGAGGGACGCTCCTGGGCCGGAGCGGCACGTTCGTCCTCCAGCATCGCGGGGTGATCACGCGCAGCGTGCCTGAGCTGGTCGTGACGGTGGTGCCGGACTCGGGCACGGGGGATCTGGCCGGCCTGGCGGGCGCGATGCAGATCATCATCGAGGGCGGCAACCA
- a CDS encoding DinB family protein, with amino-acid sequence MPHPLVLQLRFTRSEFRRAISKVPEADARKRVMPMNSISWTVGHLAWQEQRYFIYFPTGEYLLPGIQETYAFGSPHSTPPAKEMWAAWRRITKAADRFLDGLTTRTLRRYVVLDGRKTDRMYGNLLQRVIYHYWYHIGEDMAVRKMLGHSGFGYFVGDIDHKAPYTPERRSGR; translated from the coding sequence GTGCCGCACCCGCTCGTGTTGCAGCTCCGGTTCACGCGCTCCGAGTTCCGGCGCGCGATCTCGAAGGTGCCGGAGGCCGACGCCCGCAAGCGCGTGATGCCGATGAACAGCATCAGCTGGACCGTGGGTCATCTCGCGTGGCAGGAGCAGCGCTACTTCATCTACTTCCCGACCGGGGAGTACCTGCTCCCCGGGATCCAGGAGACGTACGCCTTCGGCTCGCCGCACAGCACGCCGCCGGCGAAGGAGATGTGGGCGGCGTGGCGCCGGATCACGAAGGCCGCGGACCGGTTTCTCGACGGGCTCACCACCAGGACCCTGCGGCGGTACGTGGTTCTGGACGGCAGGAAGACGGACCGGATGTACGGCAACCTGCTGCAGCGGGTGATCTACCACTACTGGTACCACATCGGCGAGGACATGGCGGTGCGGAAGATGCTGGGACACAGCGGCTTCGGGTATTTCGTGGGCGACATCGACCACAAGGCTCCGTATACGCCGGAGCGGAGGTCCGGGCGATGA
- a CDS encoding helix-hairpin-helix domain-containing protein, whose amino-acid sequence MAGRAAGDDLQRIPGVGPSIARDLRGLGIRRVADLRGRDPERLYRRLNEQRGERQDPCVLYVFRCAVYFASTARPDPERLKWWWWKDRAGAGRPRGPAVRTGTRPAAA is encoded by the coding sequence ATGGCGGGACGAGCAGCGGGTGACGATCTCCAGCGCATCCCGGGTGTGGGGCCGAGCATCGCGCGGGACTTGCGGGGGCTCGGCATCCGGCGGGTTGCGGACCTGCGGGGCCGGGATCCGGAGCGGTTGTATCGCCGACTGAACGAGCAGCGGGGGGAGCGGCAGGATCCCTGCGTGCTGTACGTGTTCCGCTGCGCGGTGTACTTCGCGAGCACGGCGCGGCCGGACCCCGAGCGGCTCAAGTGGTGGTGGTGGAAAGACCGGGCCGGCGCGGGTCGCCCGCGGGGACCGGCCGTGCGGACGGGCACGCGCCCGGCGGCAGCGTAG